One stretch of Theropithecus gelada isolate Dixy chromosome 12, Tgel_1.0, whole genome shotgun sequence DNA includes these proteins:
- the RPRM gene encoding protein reprimo — protein MNPALGNQTDVAGLFLANSSEALERAVRCCTQASVVTDDGFAEGGPDERSLYIMRVVQIAVMCVLSLTVVFGIFFLGCNLLIKSEGMINFLVKDRRPSKEVEAVVVGPY, from the coding sequence ATGAATCCGGCCCTGGGCAACCAGACCGACGTGGCGGGCCTGTTCCTGGCTAACAGCAGCGAGGCGCTGGAGCGAGCCGTGCGCTGCTGCACCCAGGCGTCCGTGGTGACCGACGACGGCTTCGCGGAGGGAGGCCCGGACGAGCGCAGCCTGTACATAATGCGCGTGGTGCAGATCGCCGTTATGTGCGTGCTCTCACTCACCGTGGTCTTCGGCATCTTCTTCCTCGGCTGCAATCTGCTGATCAAGTCCGAGGGCATGATCAACTTCCTCGTGAAGGACCGGAGACCGTCTAAGGAGGTGGAGGCAGTGGTCGTGGGGCCCTACTGA